A window of Colletes latitarsis isolate SP2378_abdomen chromosome 11, iyColLati1, whole genome shotgun sequence genomic DNA:
TCAAACAATTATTACAAGCAAATGCAATTAGTTATTGTCAAATTGATTCGGCTAGGATAGGCGGGATCAACGAAATATTAGCTGTTTACTTCATGGCAAAGAAAATGGGAGGTAAGTTGGATAAATGAAATCTCACCATTCCGACGTTCTATCATAACTTTTCTTGTACTAGTTCCAGTGTGTCCACACGCCGGAGGAGTGGGTCTATGTGAAATGGTCCAACATCTCCAAATGTGGGATTTTATTTCTTTGAACACGTCTACCGAAGATCGCGTGATCGAGTACGTTGACCAACAACACGAACATTTCGAGCACCCTGTACGAGTTCAGAATGCTTGTTACATGCCACCCACGGCTCCGGGGTATTCGACTAAATTCAAAGACGATTGTATTAAAAAGTATACATATCCAAATGGCGAACAATGGaaatacatgtatgagaaagggCTCTTCCAAAAACCATCTGaattaaatacaaaatcatAATGTATGAACTTACATTGAGCATATAATGTTCATATTAACATAAATGTATTCTTCGTAAAATCAAGATTATTACGAAATTTCTATACCATAATACTTAGGAGAAATAATTGTAAGAATATTAAGATTCTTTAATGATCAAATTCTATGTTTGTAATAATAAATTACAAAACATACTTTTCATTAACTATGAAGCTCTTTGTATGTAGGAGTGTACATATTCAAtctgaaaaatataataattaatgttagtaaaataaatgtaaataaataattccatattttatGGTATATTATATACGTACGCTCACAAACTGAAAGGAACCAGGtaagtaaataattttatttaaaaagtttATATTTTCTACTGGAGAAATAACATGTAAATGCAAATGGTTCACTGTATTAAATGGTGGCCAATGAAATCCTGTTCGTGTAGCTGCACGATCAAGACCTTGCTGTTGTATTACTATGTCTAATGCAGAGATCATTTTTTCAACTAgaaatttccaatatttttaagcTATGCTTATTGAAAATAAAGTTTGGAAATATAAATAATGCAAAAATCACTTGTTGTCTTGAGGGACCAAGGATTATAtttgtttttatattattttaatggCATGAAACTTAGCAAGTAAGGAAATCTTTTCAGCTGATATAGGTATTAACAACCATTGCTTGACATTcagtttatattattataaacataAAAATTCACTTAAACAGTTTGGGTTATGCCTTAGCATTAATTCAAACAACAGAAAATTTATCGATAATAAACAAAAATAGGGCCAAAATGTTTGGTCCCCCAAAACAAAGTTTAATCTTGTTTTGTATTACTTACAAATCTCAGCATGCTCTCGTGTAAGGTCTTTTGCATTTCGTATATGTGTTTTCGGTAATATCAAATAATGATGCGTCGAAACTGGTTTAATGTTTTTAATACAAATCACATATTCGTCCTACAACAAAGGATAGCGATAACTATTTGATAATTGTATCTTCCTCCACAATTAGTCgtcattaattaaaaactagaaTCTACACGTTGACGTTAATtcaacgatgaatatttttattctttggTATGTTTGATAGTTGAGGTTAAATCTTTCATACCTCGTAAATTTTTGTACTAGGCTCTTCATTGTatataattttacaaaatatacaaTCGTCCTTGCGAGACAGCTCTGCCATGTTGTAGATCAGAAAAATCTATATAGAATCTATACAAGAGTCGAAGAAACAACTTCGATGACTTTGAACGTACCCCCAAACATACATAGTCAtacttttataataattatccatTCTGTATAACATTATATAAGAATAATTAAACGTACGCCGTTACGTAAGTATCGtatattgatatatttttgagATATCAATACTAAAATTGGTATCAATTCTTTCTGATatctatttgaatttataaACTGTTATCAATAGAATCGATACCGGTATCGGTTTTGATATTACTTGTCCTTAGATCATGATTAGCGAACattatctttatttttcatGAAATGGTGGGTACCAAATAAGAAGTAAACTTTTGATTTAGCCGAACCTAGATACGTACAAGGGTACTGAATCAAGTATTTCGAGTTTCGATGTTAACTATTTTGTGCAATCCTTGGATTATAATCACTTCTGGAATTTAATATTGATTGCTTctgaaaaaatttattatttaaaatgctAGAATCATATTCAAATCCAAATCAAAGTTGTTGGAAATGGTAAATTACTAGTAAcgttttttttaatattgtgcCTCGTCTTATGGTATTCATATACGAAATCCGGAACTATTCGCTTGACACGAGTTTTATTTTCACACGCgtagaaataaaattattgcaTATACATTTACATGTGAAATATATACATATCAGTTTTAATCGATTTATtaagaaatagaattatttaaattatgttCTATAAGGTCAgttattcaaataaaaaattttaataacatgGTTACATCATAGTACAATAGCTTCTAACATAATCTACATGTCGTGGTACTTCTTATAGAATAATCCTGTTTTGTACCGAGCATACATCACATTCTCTCATGTTCATATCTTCTTCGCACACATACTGGATGAATTACTACAATTCTATAGTTACAATGTTTCATAAATGTGACAGCTTGCCGAGCTATCAATTTTCATAGTTGTCTCGCGAGGCCAAGTATTTAACACTGACAAAAAAGTATATCACCGGATACTTTCTGCACAGAGTGAAAAAGAACCTGCTATCGGCAAATTCCGTGATGAAATTAATTATGTACAGAATTTACAAATTGACCTCCTCACAAGATTATTTTTGCATATTCAGCGGTTCCAATAAATTCGTTAGTTcagattaaaataaaatgtttgtaAAGTTGTTACAATTTATGCCATATTTGGAATAGTTTACAAATGTTTACGTAGTTATAAGGCAGTACACATTGTAATTGTCCGATTGAAGAAGTTTTATCAATACTTCACTCTGTAAattcaaattaatatttctgactTGCAACCATACAtgctcaaaaataaaaataaaaatgctaACAATACTAGGTTGCaaaattttgttaacttttacATGAGAGTTCTTGAGCATGTAAGATATACATTGATGCTCTTATAGCTGTGtgcaataaatttcttttatctGAAATACATATTAACTTAAACACAATTAATTCTTCTCCTCTTTCTTCTGGGCTCCATCGTCTTGTTCATTTTGGTTTTGACTTTGACTTTGACTTTGACTTTCGCGCTCCGCGGCCATCTGCGATCAAAtacatttaatataaaaaatttatatcggaatttaaaaaattttaattaaaattaattaaacagtTAACGTACTTTCTTATACGCCATTTCGAATAGTTTAAGACTCGCTTGTTGCAattcgtttgtttcttttttaattaagtCAGGTTCGACATCGTCTTTCTTAGCCAAAGTTTCTCGCATTTTTGCAACTAATTCTCTGAGTTTATTACACTGGAAACGTTAAACGAAGTTGTGAATACGAAAAACGTCATCAAATAACATTACTATAACAATACGTTATTTATCTTACTTCCTCTTCAGGTAACTGGGCTTTGAATTCTTCTAACTTAGATTCTGTATCATGAATAATTCCTTCGGCTTGATTAACAGCCTCGACTCTATCTTTTTTAACTTTGTCTTCTCTAGCGTATTGTTCGGCATTTTTCACCATGTTTTCGATTTCATCTTTACTAAGACCGCCGCTCGATTGGATAACAACTGCGAATAAGAAGTTACTTCTTTAGAAATATTTGTTCTATTAACCAACGGTTAAAATGGTTTCCTTTACTTGACATTTCACGTACTTTGTTGTTCCTTGCCAGTTCCTTTATCCCTAGCAGACACATGAACAATGCCGTTAGCATCGATGTCAAACGTGACCTCTATTTGCGGTACACCCCTAGGCGCGGGTGGGATACCGACAAGAGTAAACTGTCCTAAAAGTTTATTATCGTTTGCCATTTCTCGCTCGCCTTGATGAACTTTAATTTCTACTTGAGTTTGACCGTCGGCTGCTGTGGAAAACACTTGACTTTTCTTCGTGGGAATAGTCGTATTTCGAGAAATTAATCTTGTGAACACACCACCTAGTGTTTCAATACCTATAAAATAAAAGCAAATTGCACCATCGGTCCAATCGCCATTATAGAAGCTAAAAGTGATCGCAACAGGAATAACTCAGTATAACACGATCTTCATTTTTTATCAGAGAGAAGATTAGTTATGATAGACATCATTGTCTAGAAGTTAGTCTGATTTTATCTgcggaaaacaattatttaccaaGAGATAGTGGTGTAACGTCCAAAAGAAGAACATCTGTTACATCTCCGGCAAGTACACCACCTTGGACTGCCGCACCGACAGCTACAGCTTCATCAGGATTTACAGCCTTCGATGGCTGTCTACCAAAAATCTCTTGTACTGTCTGTTGAACCTTAGGCACTCTCGTCATACCACCGACTAACAACACTTCACCAATATCAGATTTTGATACTTCAGCATCAGAAAGTGCTTTCTGGCACGGCTGAAGAGTACGTTTGATCAAATCGCCTACAAGACTTTCGAATTTACTTCGAGAAAGTTTGAGGTTCAAGTGTTTTGGTCCACTAGAGTCCATAGTTAAATAAGGTAAATTTATATCAGTTTGAAGAGAACTGGATAATTCAATCTTTGCTTTTTCGGCCGCTTCTTTCAACCGTTGCATAGCCATTGCATCCTTTGCTACATCTATGCCTTGCTATAAAAGTAGTggaatattatatataattccTACTATGCCGTAAACAGAAAATATTGTTTCGATCGACTATACACACATCTTTCTTAAACTCTGACGCGAGGTAATTAACTAAGGTATTATCGAAGTCTTCCCCTCCCAAAAAGGTATCTCCGTTTGTAGATTTCACTTCAAACACTCCTTTCTGGATTTCCAAAATTGAAATGTCGAAAGTACCACCTCCTAAATCATATACTGCGATGCTAAAAGAAAATATAACGCGTACAGAACGTGTTTTTCACGCATTCAAGTAAAAAGAAATTCATTAAATTAGTCAGTATGTGCTTTCAGCATGTTTAAATAATGCTAAGAGACGAAAAATAATAACATCATTCTTAATTTGATATACAGTAAACCCGCATTATATCGCTGTATATCAATTTTTATAGGAATCGATGTAATGAGTAAACTTTAATCTTCAAATTCATGGTGATTTTAGTCACGTAAAAAACTCGTTA
This region includes:
- the LOC143348610 gene encoding adenosine 5'-monophosphoramidase HINT3, encoding MAELSRKDDCIFCKIIYNEEPSTKIYEDEYVICIKNIKPVSTHHYLILPKTHIRNAKDLTREHAEIFEKMISALDIVIQQQGLDRAATRTGFHWPPFNTVNHLHLHVISPVENINFLNKIIYLPGSFQFVSIEYVHSYIQRAS
- the Hsc70-5 gene encoding heat shock protein 70 cognate 5 — translated: MLTAAKLFTRSCSNVTCDIARRQQFSTILKNVAAPAYITPQRFTDLHQYRHKSEGVKGAVIGIDLGTTFSCVAVMEGKQAKVIENAEGSRTTPSFVAFSKDGERLVGMPAKRQAVTNSANTFYATKRLIGRKFEDAEVKKDMKTVSYKIVRASNGDAWVQGGDGKMYSPSQIGAFVLMKMKETAESYLSTPVKNAVITVPAYFNDSQRQATKDAGQIAGLNVLRVINEPTAAALAYGMDKTDDKIIAVYDLGGGTFDISILEIQKGVFEVKSTNGDTFLGGEDFDNTLVNYLASEFKKDQGIDVAKDAMAMQRLKEAAEKAKIELSSSLQTDINLPYLTMDSSGPKHLNLKLSRSKFESLVGDLIKRTLQPCQKALSDAEVSKSDIGEVLLVGGMTRVPKVQQTVQEIFGRQPSKAVNPDEAVAVGAAVQGGVLAGDVTDVLLLDVTPLSLGIETLGGVFTRLISRNTTIPTKKSQVFSTAADGQTQVEIKVHQGEREMANDNKLLGQFTLVGIPPAPRGVPQIEVTFDIDANGIVHVSARDKGTGKEQQIVIQSSGGLSKDEIENMVKNAEQYAREDKVKKDRVEAVNQAEGIIHDTESKLEEFKAQLPEEECNKLRELVAKMRETLAKKDDVEPDLIKKETNELQQASLKLFEMAYKKMAAERESQSQSQSQNQNEQDDGAQKKEEKN